A window from Manis javanica isolate MJ-LG chromosome 10, MJ_LKY, whole genome shotgun sequence encodes these proteins:
- the LOC140843857 gene encoding endogenous retrovirus group FC1 Env polyprotein-like: MTFSSFTALSLFSLIPIVFPAAPSSFVWRFKVKQTYTQHQTKVTALIATSDCPLKGCSEPLYLHFPPSTEVFIYSYLYSPYLCFLYDQRQAFCRRWPDTYGGCPYWSCTIHYMGDFQYPQYYSSNRFMKYPNGSFSLSIPDPWDSRWAAGVTASVYYKGSSTPHGTLHISREYVPSRSQISQVASDIRHSEKVIIQTLDGASSSYSSYSWLQLIQDTTIFLNHTLNTANCFLCASLQRPLLAAVPLNISNYSFHAEGQPLRPLADIPLWEPEYPDNLTIHHCVGPTPPPSSALHCLSIYTPTSGSKTFTQPGHVFWCNGSLFNSLPLNSDTPCILVTLIPQLTLYSMAEFLELQPPLHSRTKRAAFLPIMVGISLITSAIGVGFSGGALGHSLWAVRDLDAKLEGALASTADSLASLQRQVTSLAKVTLQNRRALDLLTAEKVPEVEDVS; encoded by the exons atgactttttcctcctttactgctctctcgcttttttccctcattcctattgtcttccctgccgccccatcctcctttgtatggcgattcaaagtcaagcagacttacacacagcatcaaacaaaagttactgccctcattgccacatcagactgccctctgaaaggctgctctgagcctttgtacctccactttcctccctccactgaagtattcatttacagctacctttattctccctacctctgcttcctctatgaccaaagacaagccttttgcaggcgatggccagacacctacgggggatgcccctactggtcttgcaccattcactacatgggtgacttccagtacccacagtattactcctccaaccgtttcatgaaatatcccaacggctcattctccttatcaatcccagatccctgggactctcgatgggctgctggagtaacagcctcagtttactacaaggggtcctcgaccccccacggtacccttcatatctctcgagagtatgttccctctcgctcccagatctctcaagttgcatcagatatcagacattccgaaaaagtcattatccaaactcttgacggcgcctcttcatcttattcctcctactcttggttacagctcattcaagacaccaccatctttctcaaccacaccctcaacaccgccaattgtttcttgtgcgcatcactacagcgcccactgctggccgccgtgccccttaatatttccaactactccttccatgcagaaggacaacccctccgtcccctggcagacatacccctatgggagccagaatacccagataatctcaccatccaccactgtgtaggcccaactccacccccctccagtgcacttcactgcctctctatctacacccctacctccggctctaagacttttacacaaccgggacacgtcttttggtgtaatggcagccttttcaactcactgcctctcaactccgatacaccctgcattctcgtcaccctaatcccacagcttacactttacagcatggcagaattccttgagctccaacctcccttgcactcgcgcacaaaaagggctgctttccttcccatcatggtcggtatctctttaatcacctcagccattggggtggggttttcaggaggagccttgggtcactctctatgggcagttagagatctcgacgccaaacttgagggagccctggcatccactgccgattccctagcctctctccaaagacaagtcacttcgctagctaaagtcacccttcaaaaccggcgggccctagatctgcttacagccgagaagg tGCCTGAAGTGGAAGATGTCAGTTGA